AACCAAATTAAGGTCACTGCATAGCGATGGGTCGGGGCGAAGCCGTGCAacatcaaatcaaaaattcatCGTGACGGGGTGAGGCGAAGTCTAAGTCCAGCCGCACCTAACAAAAAATGTATCGCGACGGGGAGGGGCAAAGCCgtgcaacaccaaatcaaaaatgcatcgggacggggcgaaaccgagccacacctaatcaaaaatgtATCTCGCGGGGTGGGGCGAAGCCGTGCAACACAAAATCCAAAATGCATCGAGACAGGgcgaggcgaggcgaagccgaagccGAGACACACCTCATCAAAAATGTATCTCGACGGGGCAGGACGAAGCCCCACGACACGCGATAAAAAATGCACAACGGGGCGAGGCCATATCagaccaaataaaaaatatggttgaaagaaaaataaatgatGATAGTTTTCGGGTCCGCCCGGtgtgtagcacgggcacaaaaatCTAGTAGGTTGAATAGGTCCCGATTAGCGAGTCGACCACAGTTTTTGTTTCTCCTCGGATcactttttgctctccctttaacaaaaatccaaCTTTAAACAGAAGTTGATATAGTTGATAATGCACGTCCAATTATGGAGAACTTTAAAGGGCGATCATTGTGAATGGAAGGGGGATTATTGTATCATGTTCAAACATACTACTAATTCTACGTTTTGGAATGTGTTGATCAGTGCAATACGTTTCGGGATGTGTTCATTTTTGGAAGGAACGAAGGGGTTCATATCCCTGAAGATTAATGTAAGATGGAATGTTACAAATTTCCGTCATATGCTGTGTGAATCACGATGCTTTTTTAatacaagaacaaaaaaaaacaaaaaagattaaTGTAAACACAAATTTTTGTAACAAAGACAATTTTGAGTTTGAAGAACCACCACTGCAGAAACTAAACTCCGGATATACAACTTTTGGAATTCTTCTGATCGAGCGCAATTGCCTGATTTGGTGGAGTAGGAACACTCGGTCCTtgaaatcagtgacaccttctgCAGATATCTGAAACCGTGCTTCAGTGTGGGAGCTGATTACTTTACATAACCGCTCCTCTGCCCTTCCATTCAGCAATGCTAGTCTGACATGATTTTAGAGTAAATAAGATTCTAGGCACATTCAACTGTATAAAGTATCAGTTGATGCAGAACACCAATAATGGAATCCATTCCTTGACTTGAGAAATTTAGTGTTCGTTTCTAGTTTTATGCCAAAAGAATCAAGATATGGGGATCTACTTTAAATTATGACTTTAACGTAAGTTTGAAAATCGTATCATGAGATTTTACAGTGTGTTCGTTTGGGACGATTAATTCTCCCAACCGAACACGTTGTAAGCTTACTTGGGAGGTTTATCCTACCTAATGAGCAttataatatacaaaaataagtTCGGCTCAAGAAACTTGGTTGAACCTACGTTTGTCGTGTTACCAGTCAGAATCTATCAAGTTTGTCTCACCCTAATCTGTCTCAAGTGCGAATCCCTACATCATTGTTAAGAAATCTCACGAGAATGCTATCGGAGTACAATCGAAGGATTTCCACTGATTCATGAAAATCGTCGTGAAAACCTCCTCGTACTTGGAACACAACTATCTACATAGACAGACTATAAGTAAGCCGGTTGGGCATTAACAAACAAATCCAAAAATCAAATCACCTTAAAACTGGAATACGGAAAAAGACCATCTCTTGAAATTGGCAATTAAGATAAAGATCTTCGCTTGAAATTGGTAAATCAGATAAAGATCGTCGCTTTGGAGATTCAGGGAATGAAGTAGGCGATTTGTGGACAAAAACGAAGAACAGCGATTTCACAGGTACCTTCTTCTGTAATGGGTTTCGTAAAATTGGTGTTGAAAACCCTAGGGTTACAAAAATTATGGAGAGGTATTGAAGTTGGACTCAAGCAACTTCAAGAGAATATCAACATGGAAGTCAAAAATGGTAAGAAAACTAGAATTTGGTTGGATAAATGGATAATTAATCTGGATTTCAAGCCTATACCGTCTTGTCCAAGCCACCAGAACTATAGCTATGTATCTAACTTTTTTTACCTAATTCTAATGATTGGAATATAAGTTTACTGCAAACTATTTTCTCATCTGAAGTGGTGGACAAAGTTGTAAGAATGCAGGTGAATAAGAATGAAGAAGATATTGTTAGATGAACACCTACAAGAGATGGTATCTTTTACAATAAACTGGCAGAAAATAATTTTCATCTTCGGCAAGCTATCAACTCATTTCCTAAAGAAGTGTGGAAAGCCTTATGGAAAATGAAAGTGCCTCACAGGGTGAAGCTTTTCATTTGGCAGTGTCTTAAAGATATAGTGCAAACCAAAGATAAGTCTGCTAGATTCAATAGCAGTCACTGATAATTCCCATTCCTCTCTTTTGCCCATCTGAGACCTTCCCAAGCAGCTAAGGCCTCCGCTTTCTCTGCATCTGCATCCTGAGCTTTTGATGGTACATGCCCTGCTCCTTTGCATGTGCCTGCATTATCAATGGCCACAAAACCAGATCCCATTGGATTTGTTTCATTACAGTAAGATGCATCAAAATTAACTTTTATGAATGATTATGGAGGAAAATTCCAGGGTGTTAACACTCTGTTTTGTAGTATTCTTCCCACATTGTTTCCCACAGACCCTTGATGTACATTACACCAGTCCATTCTGTACTGCTGAATCAAATCAACCGTCTGTCCAACATTCACTTGAACATAATCAAAACCTGCCAATAATATCAAATCTTTCTTCTACTTGGCTACCGGTAAACTACTAATTAGTAATTACTTGATTATACCTCTGTTTTATTCAACTTTAAGCCTAATTTGTAGTTCTGTATAGCATTTttactacccatgaagtttctaAGCTTATGACTACTACACATGGCATACTGAAGGAAGACAAACCACATATTCATATCAAAATAATTACGGTCAGAAATCACACCATTTGGAGATTAATCAGTTTACAATTCATTTGAActgcatttttcatttttcacaccatttttcatttttcatttgaaCCTTAGaaataccaaagtaattgttttctAGGAATTGTCTCTACTGATTTTCATAAGAAATTATGTTCTAGATGTAGCCTATccctaacaattttccaccacaagaaCACGCTGAACAATTTAAACAGAAACACTGTTAAGTTCGAGAAACGTACCCGATGATCAAGAATCTTTACGACCACCAAGAAGAAATCATTGTCAACTCTCGTGAAATCTTGGACACCAACAACAACTTCCTTTTTCATCCTCAACCTTGGGAGCAAACTCCGACCCACAGTCAGTTTCAAACCGTGCTTCTTTAAACCACTTGACATAAACATCAACTCCATTTGGGGGTAGCTCCATGTATCTCACAACTGATCCCCTTATGAAGCAACTCCTTAATGAAAGCTGCCATAAAAAATATGCGCAACGCCAAAAACATTATAAAAAGTAATGATAATGAAGAATATGAACATTTAGTGCAAACAACAGAAACTTAGAATCAACTATGCTTTAACAGCTTTAAATGGTGCTAACGTCAGGTAATCGAAGTTATTTTGGAGAGTCTAAATCTCAAAGAAATGCATGATgtttgaactttttttttatttcctccgCGGTGTCCTAAATTATGACTAAAGCATCAGCGACGGATATATTAGGCGTAGAGGCATCTAGACACATGGACTTCATTGCAAATAGCCATAGCATGCTGCCTCTACACGATCATTCCACAACTAGTAACCTGGTTGGCTTTCACAAACAAGGTTCAAGTCCATTTGAACACCTACTCTAGTACACAAAGATTCCACTATTGAGGATTGTTAGAAAACAACGAAAACTATAGTCCCATTTTTGCTTCAAGTTCATGTGTTGAGGATTTTGCTAAGTCTTGGAATTAGTGGTAAGAAAAAACATACATACCGGTTAGACCCACGCAGTATTTAATATCAGACATATAGTGAATCTATAAATCCAAGAATCGTCTGTGTGGGTGATGTTAGACTTGTTAAATCTGAACTGAACATAGCATGGCATAGAAAATTGAAGATCGTTAGGAACATACCTTCAGAAATCACTAGGtggtttttttctttctgaatcAAGTGCTCAACTCAACACTGTAAGTCTGTTCTTTTTCCTATTCGTTTTAATGGCAACACTTCGGGAGCTTCTCTTCAAATGAGCAGGAAGTCCTAGGATAGAAGATGGATGGCCAACAGATGTTCTACCTTTTTTAGCAGTCCATTTCAAGGGTAAATTTTTTACGATGTTGGAAACACCATTAGAACTATCCAACTCAACTGATCTCTGAATTTGGTCCAATATCTGGTTGGACCATGCAAGTGACTGATCGAGTGCAACTGAATCATCCATGGGTTTTCGCCACAAACTGAGAATGATTGATCTGAATGACTGAAATGACATTGAAGGCTGATGATCCTGGCCATTACTACATACCATATTCACCATTATCACATGCTTGCAAAGGTTTCCTTGCAATGACCACGAACAGTCGCAAAGAGAGAAATCTGAACCTGGATTCCACACTATATGTGTCTGACTAGGGTCTTTCTGACTAATGACCTTGGCGAAGAGGCGATCTTTGCCGTCAAAGATAACAGCATTTTCCGGAATTTGCGAAGCTCGATGCCATGAAGATGATGCAATGTAATCCTCCTTGACAGTTTGAAAAGAATCAATTTCATCAGCGTAGCGGTCGAACCAGTAGCTTGGGTGTAATTCAGTGTTCAGCTTGTGGACTAGCCAATCTACTCGTTGCAGTGATCCTAGATGTGAATCATCATACAATATACGCTTCAGCTTCAAATGGTAGCCTTCAATGGCACCAGAAGCCTCCTGGCTGGCAAGCGGTAGAGATCTCATAGTTGTGAGCCACATTTCTATGTACAGCAAAAGTAAATTACAAGGTTAGTACAAGATCATTATAATATATCCCAACATACATGATGAAAGAGGGAAAAAAATTATCTAACCAATCTTAGGGACCCAACAGGCCTTAAAGTATTGCACGAAGGAAGTTTGGTCAACAAAATCTTGAATGAATTCCTCCATGACATCTACAGGATCAACACCTCCCCATATGCTGTAGGCAATTCGCCCAAGACGTTTGAACATCTCCCGCTGAACTTCAATGTTATGACATCTTTTGATAATGTTTCGGAGCCATGACCTGCGGACACGCCAGATAGAGAAAAGGACAGGACAGCAAAATATTTCCCTGGAACATCAGTCAATAAAGAAATCAAGGCCTGAAATTGTGAACTGCAAAAGAACAGGTTAAGCCTTACAACAATAGGTTATTAGGTCTTATACCAAAACACTATAGGAGCCCCATTTTTGACTTAGCATACTTGAGAATCTGTCCCTCCTAGTTTTTATCCCTTCAATCAGTGCTTCGGATCGCAAACTAATAATTAAACAGTTTATTTTGTCTCTCAAATAACTCTTGTGAATATAAAATTCTACATGATGAGCTAGTCTATGTTGTACAAGGCATCACCTAGGCACAGGTTAGGCACCTTAGTGGGAGTTTGGTGCCTAGGCACCTCCTTTATCTAGGGTTCCCTGTCAAGACCTAATTTActatcctaaaccctaaaatcTGAATATGCGTTCATTCTTATCCAGGTGCCTTCTTTTGAGTAATATATCccctaaattaggttttctagttAGAAAACAATGTATGACTAACGCCACAGCTCCATATTTTATACCCCAAGGCCACAACCCAAACGGCATAGGGTACATAggaaaaaacttaaaaatcttgcCTGATTGGATCCATCTCTGCAGCCGCATCATCAATCATAAACCCATTGATCTTCCAAGCAGAGTCGACTGAACGAGCTCGATCAACAAGAGCTTTCATCCATTTGGACACATCTTGCTTGTCAAAGCTACGTGTTATGACCCAAGCAACTGGAAGGGCATGATGTCTTGAGTCAAACACTAGAAGTGTACACAAAGGATACTGCCACAACAATAACCACAATCAACAAAAGATTTGATCATAAGCTTGTATTAATACCTTGGCACCGTAAACAAACTGCATATTTTTACTCCCTACCTTTAGCTTCTTGAGGCCAAATGTTGAATCAGCAGCCATGAGACTGTGATGTCCAAAACGGATCATTTGTTGCAACTGCCACTCTGTCTGAATCCCTAAGATGAATGAATCTGTATCTGACGCATCTTGATAtataaaagttgattttttattcTTCTCTACCCACAATTTGATGCTAACTTGATCATCAAGATCCAACTCATGTGTTGACCTTCTGATAATGATCCCCATTTTACGGACATACTCTGATGCTGACATACTAACTTTGGAATTTGAACCGCAGTAGCGTTGAACACTTTCAATGTGATTCTGCAATATATTCTCCTCAGGGATGCCCAGATAAATCAATGCCATTGTTTGTTGCTGGATTTCATCACAAATGTATGGAACTGTTTTAGCACCAGGACCTATAGCATCTCGGTCTAGTGGGCCATGGCAAACAAATCCAGACTTGTTCACATGTTGACGTCTATCATTGTATATAAGTAGCGCAGCTGATGGACGGGCATATAAACGCTTCACTATGAAATTGCAAGTACATCCCCTCATTGATTGAGGTCTTGCTGCTCGATTTCTAGTGTTTATTCGATATCTCCTGCTAGGCAATATTTCTCCGCCCTCTCCATAATTTTCTGGACCAAATGAGCACCAGTATCTGCATGGAAATGACCCACTAATTCAAGTAGAGCATCTATCATATGTGAAGATAATATTATCCCGAAAAGACCAATACAAAAGAGTTCTCTCTTGACAAGATGGAAGAACGCCTGATGGCACCCAATATTCTTTAATGCAGTTATAAGCTCCGAAATCCAAAAATCCTAAACCAATAAAAGATGTATTATATTCTTTCATAACAACCGTTCCTATGATGTAAATACAAAATATCATTTAATGAATGTCAAAGGGATAAAACACTGTCAGTTTTCTGAGACCTTGAGTGTCGAACTACGTAATACATGTTAAAACCAACATATGTGCCCATTCAATCGCTACACATAATTTTCTCTCAAACTTggaaaaaccaaaaccaacaaaATATGTGTTCTTTCATAACAACTGTCTCCTATGAAGAAGTACTGTAAAGACAAATAATCGTATAAAGAATGTCAAAGTGATACACACTGTGGGTTTCCTGAGACCTCAAGTGAGGAACTAGGTATACATGTTGAAACCAACATACTTGCCCATTCAATTGCTACACATATAAATTTTATTTCAAAATTGCAATTCACTGCACACAGTTTAGTTTCACCAGGGACTATCCAGTGATTAAGCTACAGTAAACATTGAAAGAACCATGCTGCCTCAGGTATTTAACCATGAAAACAACACAGATAGGAAATGAGATTCACTACTTACAGGCGATATTCAAGATACTCATCGCTCTTGTAACTAGTCAAACTCCCTCTGGTACGTTTTCTTCCTTTTTCAATATGAAACCGGGTCGGACATTCAGCGATAGAACACTCGCCAATTATGAATGCATCAACTCTTTCATATGGAATAACTGCTACATCATCATGGTGCTCTGAAGTTCCATATTTGGTCCAAGTAAGATCAGCAGATGTGAATTCCTCCCCTGGTGGATCTTGTAACCTAATATCTTCAATTGATTCTATTATCTCCATCAAATCTGCTTCAAAAAAGTATTTACACAAGAGGAattgttttattaaataaaaaatgaaTTCAAAGTGTTGGAGAAAATCTCTAACCCAAATAACCTTTGCATAATCAAGGAAAACTAACCTGTTTTGAATGCCAAATTGAATAAagttttaaattagggttttcgtttTCGTTTCTTTTTCGTTTCCGCGGAGAGGTTTATCCAAATAGTAGCAATGAAATGCATTTCTTAAACCCTAACTTATTCTGCAAAAGAAAAAACTTCAGCCCTTCGTTTGGGCCACCTATTTAGTCAAAATTTTGTTGACTACGTCAAACTCTCAAATGCCAAGAAGAAACAAATAACAAGTGTCCCTTCCCTTAGATAGTTAATAGGGGGAAAGTCACTTTTATTAAAGGGAAAGCTGGCTTTTGTCAAACATATTTGACTTTTGCTGGATTTAAAATTATGCTACCTCCTCATCAATAATCGCTTCCCTGTATACTTTTTCACGTAggagccaaagccaaagccattCCTTTTTCTGCCGTAAAACTCCCGTGAAACATTATCACCGCAGCAATCTGCGAGAAAGGAAGAATAGTCGCACTCACAACTCCAGCAAAGAGAGAAGACGTGCAAAATATGATTCCCACTCTCCGGATATGCATTATCTGTCAAACCACCATAATTGATACTAACACGAGGTAATACTTTTTCTCTCCCAAGTCATATTCACTTGCTTCTTTTTGGATTGCCTGCAAGTTCAAAAAAACGGTAAATTTAAGTAACAAGTAAATATATCATGAGGACTGACAAATTAATATGCCCAAGACCATCTCCAATGAGGAAAGAGGGAATTTCCTTAAAATCTGAGGTTGCAGCGAATATAACCGACGTGGAAAGTAATAAGGGAGTACCATGTCCTATGGTGTGAAAGGTAAACAAAATCCCGATCGATGTAATGTTTTTAGGTCAGGAAACTAAATAACGGTCGGGAAACAGTTTAGCGATGGTGAAAAAATTTAAGACCCACTTCACCTTCCCAACAATATTCTAAGCGTATTCTAAAcgtaaccaattagataaccatTTTCCATTACCTCCAtgtaaggctaagtcctatggtcttctaatctagcaacTAGATTGGTCATCCATGTCAGCTAGATCAACCTCCTAACTCTTATGGTATTGTCATTTCTGTCTCCATCTTTtcctcctctttttcttctctctcttcatattttcctttctttccacgtttctttgtcattctttttattctct
This DNA window, taken from Papaver somniferum cultivar HN1 chromosome 3, ASM357369v1, whole genome shotgun sequence, encodes the following:
- the LOC113355344 gene encoding uncharacterized protein LOC113355344; this encodes MEIIESIEDIRLQDPPGEEFTSADLTWTKYGTSEHHDDVAVIPYERVDAFIIGECSIAECPTRFHIEKGRKRTRGSLTSYKSDEYLEYRLYWCSFGPENYGEGGEILPSRRYRINTRNRAARPQSMRGCTCNFIVKRLYARPSAALLIYNDRRQHVNKSGFVCHGPLDRDAIGPGAKTVPYICDEIQQQTMALIYLGIPEENILQNHIESVQRYCGSNSKVSMSASEYVRKMGIIIRRSTHELDLDDQVSIKLWVEKNKKSTFIYQDASDTDSFILGIQTEWQLQQMIRFGHHSLMAADSTFGLKKLKYPLCTLLVFDSRHHALPVAWVITRSFDKQDVSKWMKALVDRARSVDSAWKINGFMIDDAAAEMDPIREIFCCPVLFSIWRVRRSWLRNIIKRCHNIEVQREMFKRLGRIAYSIWGGVDPVDVMEEFIQDFVDQTSFVQYFKACWVPKIEMWLTTMRSLPLASQEASGAIEGYHLKLKRILYDDSHLGSLQRVDWLVHKLNTELHPSYWFDRYADEIDSFQTVKEDYIASSSWHRASQIPENAVIFDGKDRLFAKVISQKDPSQTHIVWNPGSDFSLCDCSWSLQGNLCKHVIMVNMVCSNGQDHQPSMSFQSFRSIILSLWRKPMDDSVALDQSLAWSNQILDQIQRSVELDSSNGVSNIVKNLPLKWTAKKGRTSVGHPSSILGLPAHLKRSSRSVAIKTNRKKNRLTVLS